In Vanacampus margaritifer isolate UIUO_Vmar chromosome 9, RoL_Vmar_1.0, whole genome shotgun sequence, the following proteins share a genomic window:
- the LOC144057666 gene encoding apelin receptor B-like, with the protein MHSQSWVHKVRFLSKSGQITRAANSTRHSRAQERKATEPTESAHEYYDYVEMENYTIATCDVSDLARTLTFIPVLYMLIFILGLFGNSVVIFTVWRVRRKWRAANVYIGNLALANLAFMVPLLVWAALEAMEGHWPFGVLMCKIISYVDLLSMHASAFLLTCISFDRYLAIVHSLSSSHLRTRCHVRASLAAVWTLSGLLSAPALVFRTTRHDPSSSVTFCTLDFSLVATSEQQVTLWFAGLSLSLSVLGFLLPLLAMMVFYGLISYTVMRHFSIWRKEDQRKWRLLKILTTVVVVFAICWIPYHVVRSADILSILGLSTCAFDRFIFRAFPYASILAYVNTCLNPFLYAFFDLRFRSQCLGLLQLKKCRQTPTKV; encoded by the exons aTGCATTCTCA GAGTTGGGTGCACAAGGTCAGATTCTTGAGTAAGAGTGGGCAGATCACACGAGCAGCAAACAGCACACGACACTCCCGAGCCCAAGAGAGAAAAGCCACGGAGCCTACCGAGAGCGCTCACGAGTACTACGACTACGTAGAAATGGAGAACTACACCATTGCGACGTGCGACGTCTCAGATTTGGCAAGGACCCTAACGTTCATCCCGGTGCTTTACATGCTCATCTTCATCTTGGGCCTGTTCGGCAACAGCGTGGTCATTTTCACCGTGTGGCGGGTGCGGAGGAAGTGGCGGGCGGCCAACGTCTATATCGGCAACCTGGCCCTGGCCAACCTGGCCTTCATGGTCCCGTTGCTCGTGTGGGCGGCGCTCGAGGCCATGGAAGGCCACTGGCCCTTCGGGGTGCTCATGTGCAAGATCATCAGCTACGTGGATCTCCTCAGCATGCACGCCAGCGCTTTTCTCCTCACCTGCATTAGTTTCGACCGCTACCTGGCCATCGTGCACTCGCTGTCCAGTAGCCACCTGCGCACTCGTTGCCACGTGCGCGCCTCTCTTGCTGCCGTCTGGACACTGTCGGGCCTGCTGTCTGCGCCCGCCCTCGTGTTCCGCACGACCCGGCACGACCCGAGTAGTAGCGTAACTTTCTGCACCCTGGACTTCAGCCTGGTGGCGACCAGTGAGCAACAAGTGACGCTGTGGTTCGCCGGGTTGAGCTTGTCGTTGAGCGTCCTGGGGTTCCTGCTCCCTCTACTAGCCATGATGGTGTTCTACGGGTTGATCAGCTATACCGTGATGCGCCACTTCAGCATCTGGCGCAAGGAGGACCAACGTAAGTGGCGACTCTTGAAGATCCTGACCACGGTGGTGGTGGTCTTCGCCATCTGCTGGATCCCCTACCACGTGGTGAGAAGCGCAGACATCCTCTCCATACTGGGCCTGTCCACCTGCGCTTTCGATCGCTTCATTTTCCGGGCCTTCCCATACGCCTCCATCCTGGCCTATGTCAACACCTGCCTCAACCCCTTCCTCTACGCCTTTTTCGACCTGCGTTTCAGGTCACAGTGCCTGGGCTTGCTTCAACTTAAGAAGTGCCGCCAAACACCCACCAAGGTCTAG